One stretch of Oxobacter pfennigii DNA includes these proteins:
- a CDS encoding NAD(P)/FAD-dependent oxidoreductase — translation MNDVFDVIIIGKGPAGISASLYTSRANLKTLIIGEAGSLSKAHLIDNYFGFENGISGSELLKQGENQAKRLGTGIIEDQVIALEFDYVDKYTVKTGKGTYHSNAVLLATGSQKKSIIIENIDKFEGKGIHYCTTCDGFFYKGKKVAILGYNEYAKNELEEMKHFTEDITLLTNGNKKTVDFEGVKIFEGKLKSLNGGEFLESIIFEDGNEEKFDAVFIAYGTASSVDFARKLGVIIKDGTVEVDDEQKTNLKGLYAAGDCAGTIKQVSVSVGQGAIAGLKIIEYIRNFRR, via the coding sequence ATGAATGATGTATTTGATGTAATAATAATCGGAAAAGGCCCGGCGGGGATATCAGCTTCCCTGTATACCTCGAGGGCAAATCTTAAGACTTTGATAATAGGAGAAGCCGGCAGTTTATCAAAAGCCCATCTTATTGATAATTATTTTGGCTTTGAAAACGGCATAAGCGGAAGTGAATTGCTTAAACAGGGTGAAAATCAGGCTAAAAGGCTGGGCACCGGCATTATAGAGGATCAGGTTATAGCTCTGGAATTTGATTACGTCGATAAATATACAGTAAAAACAGGGAAGGGTACTTACCATTCAAATGCTGTGCTTCTTGCCACCGGTTCGCAAAAGAAAAGCATAATCATTGAAAATATCGATAAGTTTGAAGGTAAAGGTATCCATTATTGCACCACCTGTGACGGATTTTTTTACAAAGGAAAAAAGGTAGCTATCTTAGGATATAATGAATATGCCAAAAACGAATTGGAAGAAATGAAGCATTTCACTGAAGATATTACCCTTTTGACCAACGGAAACAAAAAGACTGTAGATTTTGAAGGTGTAAAGATTTTTGAAGGGAAGCTCAAATCATTAAATGGCGGAGAATTTTTGGAAAGCATTATATTTGAGGACGGTAATGAGGAAAAATTCGATGCTGTATTTATTGCTTATGGCACTGCGTCTTCCGTTGATTTTGCAAGGAAACTCGGTGTTATAATAAAAGACGGGACAGTAGAAGTCGATGACGAACAAAAGACCAATCTAAAGGGCCTGTATGCTGCAGGAGATTGTGCCGGCACCATAAAACAGGTATCTGTCTCAGTAGGCCAGGGAGCAATTGCAGGTTTAAAAATTATTGAGTATATCAGAAATTTCAGGAGGTAG
- the trxA gene encoding thioredoxin: MAGKNIVVLSDDSFHQEVLESNIPVVVDFWATWCGPCKMFAPIFEEVAAEYEGKVKFCKLDTDANPKTSMEYGIRSIPTVAYFKSGETPKGSVGLLSRDDFKNAVETLLK, encoded by the coding sequence ATGGCAGGAAAGAATATTGTAGTTTTATCAGATGATAGTTTTCATCAGGAAGTATTGGAATCGAATATTCCGGTAGTAGTGGATTTTTGGGCTACATGGTGCGGTCCTTGCAAAATGTTTGCACCGATTTTTGAAGAAGTAGCTGCCGAATACGAAGGTAAAGTAAAGTTCTGCAAGCTTGATACCGACGCAAATCCCAAGACTTCCATGGAATACGGCATAAGAAGCATACCTACGGTTGCTTATTTTAAAAGCGGTGAAACTCCAAAGGGCTCAGTAGGCCTTTTATCAAGAGATGATTTTAAAAATGCTGTTGAAACTTTGTTGAAATAA
- a CDS encoding DNA-3-methyladenine glycosylase family protein: protein MEDGGKVIIENIRDFEPKHVFDCGQCFRWYEEGDGSYTGVVQGRVINVKKDGQTLVLDNTDKKEFDGLWYDYFDMGRDYGKIKNELSEDDTLKEAIGFGEGIRILKQDEWETLISFIISANNRIPMIKRAIKEISEKWGKPVVYKGNTYHSFPSPQDLKDASVEDFESCHTGFRAKYIKKTVEMVINKEIDLYNLKNLTYAEARNELMKLPGVGPKVSDCILLFSMYYYEAFPVDVWVKRVMQHFYLAPDVSLPKIEKFGQEKFKKLAGFAQQYLFYYARDLKGKEISV from the coding sequence ATGGAAGATGGCGGGAAAGTTATCATAGAGAATATTCGGGATTTTGAGCCTAAACATGTATTTGATTGCGGCCAGTGCTTCAGGTGGTATGAAGAAGGTGACGGAAGCTATACCGGCGTCGTACAGGGAAGAGTAATTAATGTGAAAAAAGATGGACAAACCCTTGTATTGGATAATACGGATAAGAAGGAATTTGATGGTCTCTGGTATGATTATTTCGATATGGGAAGGGATTATGGAAAAATCAAAAACGAGCTTTCAGAGGATGATACTCTAAAAGAAGCCATTGGCTTCGGAGAAGGCATAAGAATTTTAAAACAGGACGAATGGGAGACTTTGATTTCATTCATTATATCTGCAAATAACAGGATACCCATGATTAAAAGAGCCATAAAAGAAATATCCGAAAAGTGGGGAAAGCCTGTTGTATATAAAGGAAATACTTATCATTCCTTTCCTTCCCCTCAAGATTTAAAAGATGCATCTGTTGAGGATTTTGAAAGCTGCCATACAGGCTTTCGGGCAAAATATATAAAAAAGACTGTGGAAATGGTAATTAACAAAGAGATAGACCTATATAATTTGAAAAACCTTACTTATGCTGAAGCCAGAAATGAGCTCATGAAGCTTCCCGGGGTAGGGCCTAAGGTGTCTGACTGCATATTGCTTTTTTCAATGTATTATTATGAGGCTTTCCCTGTTGATGTGTGGGTAAAAAGGGTTATGCAGCATTTTTATCTTGCTCCAGATGTCAGCCTGCCTAAAATAGAAAAATTCGGACAGGAGAAGTTTAAAAAATTAGCGGGTTTTGCCCAGCAGTATTTGTTTTACTATGCCAGGGATTTGAAGGGCAAGGAAATAAGCGTATAG
- a CDS encoding cell wall hydrolase, protein MKKRVFLLVVAVLIGLGSGSAFCRDSKDDDSTFIKIFTPYHNMKSVNVPSENSLSVTAFKSNESNNFKYELTDDEVELIAKVVYAESKGEPFIGKIAVASVIINRLSHPEFPKTIKDVIYEKNAFSCLDERYMDINPDAESYMAVDEALRGNDPTDDAIFYYNPKSATSTWMKNATKNKPTTIGRHVFFK, encoded by the coding sequence ATGAAAAAAAGAGTATTTTTACTCGTTGTTGCAGTGCTAATCGGATTAGGATCAGGCAGTGCATTTTGCAGGGATTCAAAGGACGATGACAGCACCTTCATCAAAATATTCACGCCATATCATAATATGAAAAGTGTCAATGTTCCTTCTGAAAATTCTTTGTCCGTTACAGCCTTTAAAAGCAATGAATCAAATAATTTCAAGTATGAACTTACAGATGATGAAGTTGAGCTTATTGCGAAGGTTGTATATGCTGAAAGCAAAGGTGAACCCTTCATTGGAAAAATAGCTGTTGCCTCTGTTATAATCAACAGGCTGTCGCATCCTGAATTCCCCAAGACTATTAAAGATGTTATATACGAAAAAAATGCTTTTTCCTGTCTGGATGAAAGGTATATGGATATAAATCCGGATGCTGAATCCTATATGGCAGTGGATGAGGCACTAAGGGGAAATGACCCTACAGATGATGCAATTTTCTATTATAATCCGAAATCTGCGACAAGTACTTGGATGAAAAATGCCACTAAAAATAAACCAACAACAATAGGCAGACATGTGTTCTTCAAATAA
- a CDS encoding AAA family ATPase — MKIEIPATSLIVLCGIAGCGKSTFALKNFKDTEVVSSDRCRALVSDDEENMEVSKEAFELFYYIIKKRMNLKKLVVADSTAVSHEARRKLLDLAEDNNYYSILLAFDISTEIAIERNNLRQRKVSRYVIEKQYAAFLKSLKSVENEGFDKVIVLNENDADDFKHEIVSYNIETEDKALFDIISDVHGCCTELEMLLDKLGYRKNGFKYSHPDGRKVVFAGDIVDRGPRTMDTIRTVINMVNSGNALYIPGNHCNKFYRYLKGSKVQIKNGLETTVKEYEKLEKSEAKKIKNDFLELYENSPLYLMLDNGNLVVAHAGIKEEMIGKLSKKIIDFVLYGDVTGEVDDKGLPIRGDWAANYYGKPMIVYGHTPVSKAVFVNNTINIDQGASMGGSLTALRYPEKGLVSVQSQGTYYRGGRQQKEMEREIKLDDYKESLSLRDRHDHKIKIDFAELRNTVDTLRAKEDIIKWIIYIPPILPSINNESLESQLQNSMKYYKERSFDKVIIEPRFSSESIIMIICRDELCAAGYFKGDSPAMAYSIYREEIVLNDRVLMKLQADIKAKGYFEKYNTEFLVIEADVLSQADDISIVPVKIISHSCEAYTNKDNPWQRDSIERLIEYSNIFRRNLNQIFDTDTEANSIISKFSQERYNSYVVKSEKSRPEYKGRIVQPEILCTREPLCTGLDSFRQSVYSYDLSDIALNKFLNKKMSNRYFEYIIGAVTINNRMIKMRE; from the coding sequence ATGAAGATTGAGATTCCTGCAACCTCCCTTATTGTGCTTTGCGGCATTGCCGGATGCGGTAAGTCTACTTTTGCGCTTAAAAATTTCAAGGATACTGAAGTTGTATCTTCTGACAGATGCAGGGCTCTGGTTTCCGATGATGAAGAGAATATGGAAGTATCAAAAGAGGCCTTTGAACTTTTTTATTACATTATAAAAAAGAGAATGAACCTTAAAAAATTAGTGGTTGCAGACTCGACGGCAGTATCTCACGAGGCAAGAAGAAAGCTTTTAGACCTGGCAGAGGACAATAATTATTATTCTATTCTCTTGGCATTTGATATATCCACTGAAATTGCCATTGAAAGAAATAATTTAAGACAAAGAAAGGTGTCGCGTTATGTTATAGAAAAACAATATGCTGCTTTTCTTAAATCTTTAAAATCTGTTGAAAACGAGGGATTTGACAAAGTGATCGTACTGAATGAGAATGATGCCGATGATTTCAAACATGAAATTGTTTCCTATAATATAGAAACTGAAGATAAAGCTTTGTTTGATATAATTTCCGATGTTCACGGCTGCTGTACCGAGCTTGAAATGCTCCTAGACAAACTTGGTTACAGAAAAAATGGATTCAAATACAGCCATCCTGACGGAAGAAAGGTTGTATTCGCAGGTGATATCGTGGACAGAGGACCAAGGACAATGGATACTATAAGGACCGTCATCAATATGGTCAATTCGGGAAATGCCCTTTATATACCCGGAAATCACTGCAATAAATTTTACAGATACTTAAAAGGCAGCAAGGTGCAGATAAAGAATGGATTGGAAACTACGGTCAAGGAATACGAAAAGCTTGAAAAAAGCGAAGCAAAGAAAATTAAAAATGATTTTTTGGAGCTATATGAAAATTCTCCTCTTTATTTGATGCTGGACAATGGCAATCTTGTTGTAGCCCATGCAGGAATAAAGGAAGAAATGATTGGAAAGCTGTCAAAAAAAATAATTGATTTTGTACTGTACGGCGATGTGACGGGGGAAGTTGACGATAAAGGGCTTCCTATAAGAGGTGATTGGGCAGCGAATTATTACGGAAAACCTATGATAGTTTACGGACATACTCCCGTTTCCAAGGCGGTTTTTGTCAATAATACCATAAATATCGACCAGGGCGCTAGCATGGGAGGAAGCCTGACTGCCTTGAGATATCCCGAAAAGGGGCTCGTCTCAGTCCAATCCCAGGGAACCTATTACCGTGGAGGCAGGCAACAAAAGGAGATGGAACGGGAGATTAAACTTGATGATTATAAAGAATCTTTGAGTTTAAGAGACAGACACGATCACAAAATCAAAATTGATTTTGCAGAATTGAGAAATACCGTTGATACTTTAAGAGCAAAAGAAGATATTATCAAATGGATAATATATATTCCGCCGATTTTGCCTTCCATAAATAATGAAAGCTTGGAAAGCCAGCTTCAAAACTCAATGAAGTATTACAAGGAAAGAAGCTTTGACAAGGTAATAATAGAACCCAGATTTTCAAGTGAAAGCATTATTATGATAATCTGCAGGGACGAATTGTGTGCCGCCGGATATTTTAAAGGAGACAGTCCGGCTATGGCTTATTCTATATATAGGGAAGAAATAGTCTTAAATGACAGAGTGTTAATGAAGCTGCAGGCAGATATAAAGGCCAAGGGCTATTTCGAAAAATACAACACTGAATTTTTAGTTATAGAGGCAGATGTTCTTTCGCAGGCAGATGATATTTCCATTGTTCCTGTAAAAATAATTTCTCATAGCTGTGAAGCCTATACCAACAAGGATAACCCTTGGCAAAGAGACAGCATTGAAAGGCTTATAGAGTATTCGAATATATTCCGCAGAAACTTAAACCAGATATTTGACACAGACACAGAAGCAAATTCTATTATTTCTAAATTTAGCCAAGAGAGGTATAATAGCTATGTGGTAAAATCCGAAAAAAGCCGCCCCGAATATAAAGGACGCATTGTACAGCCTGAGATCCTGTGTACTAGAGAGCCCCTGTGCACCGGTTTGGACAGCTTCAGGCAATCGGTATATTCCTATGATTTAAGCGACATAGCCTTGAACAAATTTCTAAACAAAAAAATGTCCAACAGATACTTTGAATATATTATAGGAGCTGTCACCATAAACAACAGAATGATAAAAATGAGGGAGTGA
- a CDS encoding ACT domain-containing protein — translation MELKYYIIEGSVLPEVFKKVVEVKKLLETDMKMSINTACKNVDISRSTYYKYKDSVFEFYENKRAKIVTFSLNVQHVPGVLSNILETIAESQANVLTINQNIPINGMALIVISMETVKMTRGVEDLINSLRNIDEVRKIDILSRS, via the coding sequence ATGGAGCTCAAGTATTATATAATAGAAGGCTCTGTACTGCCGGAGGTTTTCAAAAAAGTAGTAGAAGTAAAAAAGCTTCTGGAAACGGATATGAAGATGTCCATAAACACGGCATGCAAAAATGTGGATATAAGCAGGAGTACATATTATAAGTACAAGGACAGCGTTTTCGAGTTTTATGAAAACAAAAGGGCAAAAATAGTCACCTTCTCACTTAATGTTCAGCATGTTCCCGGAGTCTTATCAAACATATTGGAGACTATCGCCGAAAGCCAGGCAAATGTTCTTACCATAAATCAAAACATACCCATAAACGGTATGGCGCTCATTGTGATTTCTATGGAGACAGTAAAGATGACAAGAGGCGTGGAAGACCTTATAAACAGCCTCAGAAACATCGATGAGGTTAGAAAAATAGATATATTATCAAGGTCTTGA
- the groES gene encoding co-chaperone GroES: MNIKPLGDRVVIKKIEAEETTKSGIVLPGTAKEKPQMAEVVAVGPGGIVEGKEVAMQVKVGDKVIFSKYAGTEVKFDEVEYTILKQDDLLAVVE; the protein is encoded by the coding sequence ATGAATATTAAACCATTAGGTGACAGAGTTGTTATTAAAAAGATTGAAGCCGAAGAAACAACAAAGAGCGGAATAGTACTTCCCGGTACTGCCAAAGAAAAACCCCAGATGGCTGAAGTAGTTGCAGTAGGCCCAGGCGGTATAGTTGAAGGCAAAGAAGTTGCTATGCAGGTTAAAGTAGGAGATAAAGTAATATTCTCAAAATATGCCGGAACAGAAGTTAAGTTTGACGAAGTAGAATATACAATTTTAAAACAGGACGATTTATTGGCAGTAGTAGAATAA
- the groL gene encoding chaperonin GroEL (60 kDa chaperone family; promotes refolding of misfolded polypeptides especially under stressful conditions; forms two stacked rings of heptamers to form a barrel-shaped 14mer; ends can be capped by GroES; misfolded proteins enter the barrel where they are refolded when GroES binds) produces MAKQIKFGEDARRSLQKGVDKLADTVKITLGPKGRNVVLDKKFGAPLITNDGVTIAREIELEDPFENMGAQLVKEVATKTNDVAGDGTTTATLLAQAIIREGLKNVAAGSNPMQIRTGINMAVNVAVDEIKKISKPINGKEDIARVAAISASDESVGTLIADAMEKVGNDGVITVEESKTMGTELDVVEGMQFDRGYISAYMVTDTEKMEAVLDDPYILITDKKIANIQEILPVLEQIVQQGKKLLLVAEDVEGEALSTLVLNKLRGTFTCVAVKAPGFGDRRKEMLQDLAILTNGRVITEELGYELKDTKIDMLGRAEKVKVTKENTIIVNGEGDKKTIKDRVAQIRSQIEETTSDYDREKLQERLAKLAGGVAVIKVGAATETELKEKKLRIEDALAATKAAVEEGIVPGGGTCYVNAIKAVAALSAEGETKTGIDIVKRALEEPVRQIAVNAGLEGSVILEKVSTSPEGVGFDALKEQYVDMIKAGIVDPTKVTRSALQNAASVAATFLTTESVVADIPEKNPPAPAMPGGGMDGMY; encoded by the coding sequence ATGGCAAAACAGATTAAATTTGGCGAAGACGCAAGACGTTCATTGCAAAAAGGCGTTGATAAGCTTGCCGATACTGTAAAGATAACTTTAGGACCTAAGGGAAGAAATGTTGTATTAGACAAAAAATTCGGTGCACCCCTTATAACAAATGATGGTGTTACAATTGCAAGGGAAATTGAGCTTGAAGACCCCTTTGAAAACATGGGGGCTCAGCTTGTTAAAGAAGTCGCTACAAAAACTAACGACGTTGCCGGTGACGGTACTACAACAGCAACACTTCTTGCACAGGCTATTATAAGAGAAGGTTTGAAAAACGTGGCAGCCGGTTCAAACCCCATGCAAATCAGAACAGGAATAAACATGGCTGTTAATGTGGCAGTTGATGAAATAAAGAAAATAAGCAAGCCTATAAACGGTAAAGAAGATATCGCAAGAGTTGCAGCAATATCCGCATCCGATGAAAGCGTAGGAACTCTTATAGCAGATGCTATGGAAAAGGTAGGAAACGACGGAGTTATAACCGTTGAAGAATCCAAGACCATGGGAACTGAACTTGATGTTGTTGAAGGTATGCAGTTTGACAGAGGATATATTTCTGCTTACATGGTAACTGATACAGAAAAGATGGAAGCTGTATTGGATGACCCATATATACTTATTACCGATAAGAAGATAGCTAACATACAGGAAATACTTCCTGTTCTTGAACAGATTGTACAGCAGGGCAAGAAACTCCTGCTAGTTGCTGAAGATGTTGAAGGCGAAGCCCTTTCAACATTGGTATTGAACAAACTCCGCGGAACATTTACCTGCGTTGCCGTTAAAGCTCCCGGCTTTGGCGACAGAAGAAAGGAAATGCTCCAGGATTTAGCAATACTCACTAACGGCAGAGTTATAACCGAAGAATTAGGCTATGAACTTAAAGATACTAAAATTGACATGTTAGGAAGAGCAGAAAAGGTTAAAGTAACAAAGGAAAATACAATCATCGTAAATGGTGAAGGCGATAAGAAGACTATCAAGGACAGAGTAGCTCAAATCAGGTCACAGATTGAGGAAACTACTTCCGACTATGACAGAGAAAAGCTTCAGGAAAGACTTGCCAAATTAGCAGGCGGTGTTGCAGTAATCAAGGTTGGTGCAGCTACCGAAACTGAATTAAAGGAAAAGAAGTTAAGAATTGAAGATGCTTTGGCAGCTACAAAGGCAGCTGTTGAAGAAGGAATAGTACCCGGAGGCGGAACTTGCTATGTAAATGCCATTAAGGCAGTTGCAGCATTAAGCGCTGAGGGAGAAACAAAAACAGGTATTGATATCGTAAAACGCGCTCTTGAAGAACCTGTAAGACAGATAGCAGTAAACGCAGGCTTGGAAGGCTCTGTAATACTTGAAAAAGTAAGCACCAGCCCTGAAGGCGTAGGCTTTGATGCACTTAAAGAACAATATGTTGATATGATTAAAGCCGGTATCGTTGACCCGACAAAGGTTACAAGATCCGCTCTTCAGAATGCGGCATCCGTTGCAGCAACATTCTTAACCACTGAATCCGTAGTTGCTGACATACCTGAAAAGAATCCTCCTGCACCTGCAATGCCAGGCGGCGGAATGGACGGAATGTACTAA
- the larE gene encoding ATP-dependent sacrificial sulfur transferase LarE, which translates to MSINEKLDKLKEILKEMGSVVLGFSGGVDSTFLLRVASDVLGDKVMAITASSAAFPQREMNEAIMFAGNNKIKHKVIVSEELDIDGFSQNPIDRCYHCKKELFTKISQTAKEEGFKYIIDGANVDDKGDYRPGMDAARELGVRSPLLEAGLNKADIRALSKDMDLPTWDKPSFACLSSRIPYGQEITREKLGMIDIAEQYLLDKGFRQVRVRHHGEIARIEVAPNEREKFFSLNLMDETASKFKEIGFNYVTLDIKGYRTGSMNEALNKE; encoded by the coding sequence ATGAGCATAAATGAAAAACTCGATAAACTGAAAGAAATATTAAAAGAAATGGGAAGCGTTGTACTTGGGTTTTCCGGAGGGGTTGACAGTACATTTTTGCTTAGAGTTGCTTCGGATGTTTTAGGGGACAAGGTTATGGCAATCACAGCTTCTTCGGCGGCATTTCCCCAGAGAGAAATGAATGAAGCTATTATGTTTGCTGGAAATAACAAAATAAAGCATAAGGTTATTGTATCCGAGGAGCTTGACATAGACGGATTCTCTCAAAATCCCATTGACAGGTGCTATCACTGCAAAAAAGAATTGTTTACAAAAATTTCTCAAACCGCAAAAGAAGAAGGCTTTAAATATATAATAGACGGTGCCAATGTTGATGACAAAGGAGATTACCGTCCGGGAATGGACGCGGCAAGGGAATTAGGAGTAAGAAGTCCTCTACTTGAGGCCGGGCTTAATAAAGCAGATATTAGAGCATTGTCAAAGGATATGGATCTTCCTACCTGGGATAAGCCATCCTTTGCTTGTCTTTCTTCAAGGATTCCTTACGGACAGGAAATAACAAGGGAAAAGCTTGGTATGATAGACATTGCTGAGCAGTACCTTTTAGATAAAGGCTTCAGACAGGTAAGAGTAAGGCATCATGGAGAAATTGCCAGAATAGAAGTCGCACCTAATGAGAGAGAGAAATTTTTTTCTTTGAATTTAATGGATGAGACAGCATCCAAGTTTAAAGAAATAGGATTTAATTATGTTACTTTGGACATAAAAGGCTACAGGACAGGGAGCATGAACGAAGCCTTGAACAAGGAGTGA
- the larB gene encoding nickel pincer cofactor biosynthesis protein LarB: protein METDSLKALLENVRSGNVSTEEALLKLKKMPFEDIGFAKVDNHRALRVGYPEVIYCEGKNLEHIKKIVGVMLKGDSNILATRASVEVYNAIKEVDDSVIYNELARICFIKKREIGKTEGKILVVTGGTSDIAVAEEAAITSEVLGNTVERLYDVGVAGIHRLLSNTDVLFNARVLIVVAGMEGALASVVAGLVDKPVIAVPTSIGYGANFKGLSALLTMLNSCASGIGVMNIDNGFGAGYLASMINKLGESRV from the coding sequence ATGGAAACTGATTCACTTAAAGCGCTGCTTGAAAATGTACGCAGTGGAAATGTTTCAACGGAAGAAGCATTATTGAAGCTTAAAAAAATGCCCTTTGAAGATATCGGTTTTGCAAAGGTGGATAACCACAGGGCTTTAAGGGTAGGATATCCCGAGGTCATATATTGTGAAGGCAAAAACCTTGAGCATATTAAGAAAATCGTCGGGGTAATGTTAAAGGGCGATTCCAACATACTTGCTACCAGGGCATCAGTTGAAGTGTACAACGCCATAAAAGAAGTTGATGATTCAGTGATTTACAATGAATTGGCCAGGATATGCTTTATTAAAAAAAGAGAAATAGGAAAAACAGAAGGCAAAATATTGGTGGTAACCGGCGGAACATCTGATATTGCCGTGGCAGAAGAGGCAGCAATAACTTCTGAGGTTTTAGGAAATACCGTAGAGCGCCTTTATGATGTGGGAGTAGCCGGAATACACAGGCTGCTGTCCAATACCGATGTGCTTTTTAACGCCAGGGTTTTAATAGTGGTTGCAGGAATGGAAGGCGCCCTTGCCAGCGTAGTGGCGGGATTGGTTGACAAGCCTGTGATTGCAGTTCCCACCAGCATAGGATACGGTGCCAACTTTAAAGGATTGTCTGCACTTTTGACCATGCTGAATTCCTGTGCCAGCGGTATAGGTGTTATGAACATAGATAATGGATTTGGGGCAGGATATCTTGCTTCGATGATTAATAAACTGGGAGAAAGTAGAGTTTAG
- the larC gene encoding nickel pincer cofactor biosynthesis protein LarC: MRTLYFDCFSGISGDMTLGALIDCGINIEDFKKELAKLNIGGYTLEFSRAAKNSIEGTDVDVILHEHGHYEYEHAHDHDHHSHEHEAEHSHDHSHEHVHSHDNHSHDHGHSHTHEEHNHGHEHNGEFHTHEHAHDAYDHEHSHNGHTHSHNRNLGDIEKIIDDSTISPRAKQISKDIFKKLAVAEAKIHGKPVEEVHFHEVGAVDSIVDIVGCAICIDMLDIEAFAASPVNTGMGFVKSQHGIIPVPGPAALELLKGVPIYSRDIKTELVTPTGAAIISTLCTDFGPIPNMVVEKTGYGTGKKDLEIPNLLRVIIGDVKKNSNIVMMECNIDDMNSEFYEYTMKKLFDAGALDVFLTNIIMKKGRPAVKLSVIAKEETVDKLSEIIFSETSTIGLRKYSVEREVLERKIFKVDTKYGEISIKAAYRKGVLSNFAPEYEDVKETALKSGIPVKEVYNEAVKESLNIIERNVF, from the coding sequence ATGAGGACCTTATATTTTGATTGTTTTTCAGGGATAAGCGGAGACATGACTCTGGGAGCTTTGATTGATTGCGGCATAAATATAGAAGATTTTAAAAAGGAACTTGCAAAATTAAACATCGGCGGATATACCCTGGAATTCTCACGGGCAGCCAAAAACAGCATAGAGGGTACGGATGTTGATGTTATACTCCATGAACATGGCCACTACGAGTATGAACATGCTCATGACCACGACCACCATAGCCATGAACATGAAGCTGAGCATTCTCACGACCACAGTCACGAACATGTACATAGTCACGATAATCATTCCCACGATCACGGACACAGTCATACTCATGAGGAACATAACCACGGACATGAGCATAACGGTGAGTTTCATACCCACGAGCATGCCCATGATGCCTATGATCACGAGCATAGTCATAACGGACATACTCACAGCCACAACCGGAACCTTGGTGATATTGAAAAAATCATCGATGACAGTACAATAAGTCCAAGGGCAAAACAAATATCAAAGGATATATTTAAAAAGCTGGCTGTTGCCGAAGCAAAAATTCACGGAAAACCCGTAGAAGAGGTTCATTTTCATGAAGTCGGCGCAGTAGATTCCATTGTTGATATAGTGGGCTGTGCGATTTGCATCGATATGCTGGATATTGAAGCTTTTGCAGCTTCTCCGGTAAATACGGGCATGGGTTTTGTTAAATCCCAGCATGGGATAATACCCGTTCCGGGGCCGGCAGCTCTGGAGCTTTTAAAAGGGGTTCCCATTTATTCAAGAGATATAAAAACAGAACTTGTGACACCAACAGGTGCCGCTATAATTTCCACTCTCTGCACCGACTTTGGCCCTATTCCTAACATGGTAGTTGAGAAAACCGGATACGGAACAGGGAAAAAAGACCTTGAAATCCCCAACCTTCTGAGAGTAATCATAGGTGACGTAAAAAAAAACAGTAATATAGTAATGATGGAATGCAATATCGATGACATGAATAGCGAATTTTACGAATATACTATGAAAAAATTATTTGATGCCGGTGCTTTGGACGTATTTTTGACAAACATAATCATGAAAAAAGGAAGGCCGGCAGTGAAGCTTTCTGTTATAGCAAAGGAAGAAACCGTTGATAAATTATCTGAGATAATTTTTTCAGAAACCTCAACCATAGGCTTGAGAAAATATTCGGTAGAGCGGGAAGTATTGGAGAGAAAAATTTTTAAAGTAGATACAAAATACGGTGAAATTAGCATAAAGGCTGCCTACAGAAAAGGAGTTCTCTCAAACTTTGCTCCCGAATACGAAGATGTCAAAGAAACTGCATTAAAATCAGGAATTCCTGTAAAAGAGGTTTATAACGAGGCTGTTAAGGAATCTTTGAACATAATTGAAAGAAATGTTTTCTAA